In Uranotaenia lowii strain MFRU-FL chromosome 2, ASM2978415v1, whole genome shotgun sequence, one genomic interval encodes:
- the LOC129744873 gene encoding DNA-binding protein SMUBP-2 produces the protein MSATQGSSKKEQTPDELVLVTDPKLVTKATELLEPLPSQSVDRNLDNVLDAVKTVDNTCDFKRCKQKTNLMGSDCEFCKQRFCFKHGLPEIHGCGDAVKRQEREVFMHPLPAKTVQAQEDLKKAQTRLEQKLKQMNMSRKAKPSGGGTSGVGSKRKGKS, from the coding sequence ATGAGTGCAACGCAAGGCAGTTCCAAGAAGGAACAAACTCCAGATGAGCTTGTGCTCGTTACTGATCCTAAGCTTGTCACCAAAGCTACGGAACTCCTCGAGCCGCTACCCAGTCAATCTGTCGATCGCAATTTGGATAACGTGCTGGATGCAGTCAAAACGGTTGACAACACCTGCGACTTCAAACGATGCAAACAAAAGACCAACCTGATGGGATCGGACTGCGAGTTTTGTAAACAACGATTCTGCTTTAAACACGGACTTCCGGAGATCCATGGCTGCGGCGACGCGGTCAAACGACAAGAACGAGAAGTTTTCATGCATCCCTTACCAGCCAAAACCGTACAGGCTCAGGAAGATTTGAAGAAAGCGCAAACTCGACTGGAACAAAAACTGAAGCAGATGAACATGTCCAGAAAAGCGAAACCTTCTGGCGGCGGTACTTCCGGAGTAGGCAGTAAACGGAAGGGAAAGTCGTAA
- the LOC129745363 gene encoding Golgi resident protein GCP60 isoform X1 produces the protein MIADSSADPAALRHLSLDGQSNGSGSDSEDCKILKWNLPLKELYKMACSFYKEKSGKAIHLSYEDNLKLVAFTQQAAHGPLDLEKAPQLGMFDVIGKDRRMAWQHLGTITKLQAMEGFIDLLDRLCPLFKPFVEAIKKDREEKVRQAQIDEARKRELLEKEKEKLAELKRIEDEKNREEIQRRQLQDALNQQTYHQFKEYAEKQFPGNPEQQAVLIRQLQNEHYHQYMQQLQAQVASNYSQMKTSLVENNQTATDNNLEDTNDGQLEYQEQEASAKECSQTEFKEQCESDDESGEYAIICPANMWTKPDIKLFKQEVTSGKGDGVIRVSHGDTVTVRVPTHEGGSCLFWEFATDSYDIGFGVYFEWGKPTSTEVSVHISESDEDDDTLDDDEVCVEDLESGGQQQSKPQYTSSSSLVNRNPISIIVPIYRRECQTEVYAGSHSYPGEGTYLLKFDNSYSLWRSKTLYYKVFYTR, from the exons ATGATAGCTGATAGTAGTGCTGATCCTGCTGCTCTGAGGCACCTCTCCCTGGATGGGCAGAGTAACGGAAGTGGTTCCGACAGCGAGgactgtaaaattttgaaatggaatCTACCACTGAAGGAACTTTACAAGATGGCATGCAGTTTTTACAAAG aaaaatCGGGTAAAGCTATTCACTTGAGCTATGAGGATAACCTGAAG TTAGTTGCGTTCACGCAACAAGCAGCTCATGGCCCTTTGGATTTAGAAAAAGCACCGCAACTTGGCATGTTCGATGTGATAGGAAAAGACAGACGAATGGCATGGCAACATCTGGGCACTATCACGAAACTACAGGCAATGGAAGGTTTCATAGATTTGCTGGACCGATTATGTCCGTTGTTCAAACCATTTGTCGAGGCCATTAAAAAAGATCGTGAAGAAAAAGTTCGCCAGGCTCAGATCGATGAGGCACGAAAACGTGAGCTGCTtgaaaaggaaaaggaaaaattgGCCGAACTCAAGCGAATCGAAGACGAGAAAAACCGAGAGGAAATCCAACGTAGACAGCTACAGGATGCATTGAACCAGCAGACCTACCATCAGTTCAAGGAATACGCTGAGAAACAGTTTCCCGGAAATCCAGAACAACAAGCAGTGTTGATTCGGCAGCTGCAAAATGAGCACTACCATCAGTATATGCAGCAGTTGCAGGCGCAGGTCGCTAGTAATTATTCGCAGATGAAGACTTCTTTAGTAGAAAACAACCAAACTGCAACCGATAATAATCTGGAAGATACGAATGATGGTCAATTGGAGTACCAAGAGCAGGAAGCCAGTGCCAAAGAATGCAGCCAAACGGAATTCAAGGAGCAGTGCGAAAGTGACGACGAATCCGGAg AATATGCGATCATATGCCCAGCAAACATGTGGACGAAACCGGATATCAAACTGTTCAAGCAGGAAGTTACGTCCGGAAAAGGTGATGGTGTGATTCGCGTCAGCCACGGAGATACTGTTACG GTAAGAGTTCCCACTCACGAGGGAGGGTCCTGCCTGTTTTGGGAATTCGCCACGGACAGCTATGACATTGGTTTCGGGGTATATTTTGAATGGGGAAAGCCAACATCGACCGAAGTTTCGGTGCACATAAGCGAGAGTGATGAGGACGACGACACGCTGGATGACGATGAAG TCTGCGTGGAAGATTTGGAGAGCGGAGGTCAGCAACAGTCGAAGCCTCAGTATACCAGCAGCAGTTCGCTCGTCAATAGGAATCCGATATCCATCATCGTGCCTATCTATAGGCGCGAATGTCAAACCGAGGTGTACGCTGGTTCGCACAGCTACCCTGGCGAGGGAACTTATCTACTAAAATTTGACAACAGCTACAGCTTGTGGCGTTCGAAAACGCTCTACTACAAAGTGTTCTACACACGATAA
- the LOC129745363 gene encoding Golgi resident protein GCP60 isoform X2: MIADSSADPAALRHLSLDGQSNGSGSDSEDCKILKWNLPLKELYKMACSFYKEKSGKAIHLSYEDNLKLVAFTQQAAHGPLDLEKAPQLGMFDVIGKDRRMAWQHLGTITKLQAMEGFIDLLDRLCPLFKPFVEAIKKDREEKVRQAQIDEARKRELLEKEKEKLAELKRIEDEKNREEIQRRQLQDALNQQTYHQFKEYAEKQFPGNPEQQAVLIRQLQNEHYHQYMQQLQAQVASNYSQMKTSLVENNQTATDNNLEDTNDGQLEYQEQEASAKECSQTEFKEQCESDDESGANMWTKPDIKLFKQEVTSGKGDGVIRVSHGDTVTVRVPTHEGGSCLFWEFATDSYDIGFGVYFEWGKPTSTEVSVHISESDEDDDTLDDDEVCVEDLESGGQQQSKPQYTSSSSLVNRNPISIIVPIYRRECQTEVYAGSHSYPGEGTYLLKFDNSYSLWRSKTLYYKVFYTR, encoded by the exons ATGATAGCTGATAGTAGTGCTGATCCTGCTGCTCTGAGGCACCTCTCCCTGGATGGGCAGAGTAACGGAAGTGGTTCCGACAGCGAGgactgtaaaattttgaaatggaatCTACCACTGAAGGAACTTTACAAGATGGCATGCAGTTTTTACAAAG aaaaatCGGGTAAAGCTATTCACTTGAGCTATGAGGATAACCTGAAG TTAGTTGCGTTCACGCAACAAGCAGCTCATGGCCCTTTGGATTTAGAAAAAGCACCGCAACTTGGCATGTTCGATGTGATAGGAAAAGACAGACGAATGGCATGGCAACATCTGGGCACTATCACGAAACTACAGGCAATGGAAGGTTTCATAGATTTGCTGGACCGATTATGTCCGTTGTTCAAACCATTTGTCGAGGCCATTAAAAAAGATCGTGAAGAAAAAGTTCGCCAGGCTCAGATCGATGAGGCACGAAAACGTGAGCTGCTtgaaaaggaaaaggaaaaattgGCCGAACTCAAGCGAATCGAAGACGAGAAAAACCGAGAGGAAATCCAACGTAGACAGCTACAGGATGCATTGAACCAGCAGACCTACCATCAGTTCAAGGAATACGCTGAGAAACAGTTTCCCGGAAATCCAGAACAACAAGCAGTGTTGATTCGGCAGCTGCAAAATGAGCACTACCATCAGTATATGCAGCAGTTGCAGGCGCAGGTCGCTAGTAATTATTCGCAGATGAAGACTTCTTTAGTAGAAAACAACCAAACTGCAACCGATAATAATCTGGAAGATACGAATGATGGTCAATTGGAGTACCAAGAGCAGGAAGCCAGTGCCAAAGAATGCAGCCAAACGGAATTCAAGGAGCAGTGCGAAAGTGACGACGAATCCGGAg CAAACATGTGGACGAAACCGGATATCAAACTGTTCAAGCAGGAAGTTACGTCCGGAAAAGGTGATGGTGTGATTCGCGTCAGCCACGGAGATACTGTTACG GTAAGAGTTCCCACTCACGAGGGAGGGTCCTGCCTGTTTTGGGAATTCGCCACGGACAGCTATGACATTGGTTTCGGGGTATATTTTGAATGGGGAAAGCCAACATCGACCGAAGTTTCGGTGCACATAAGCGAGAGTGATGAGGACGACGACACGCTGGATGACGATGAAG TCTGCGTGGAAGATTTGGAGAGCGGAGGTCAGCAACAGTCGAAGCCTCAGTATACCAGCAGCAGTTCGCTCGTCAATAGGAATCCGATATCCATCATCGTGCCTATCTATAGGCGCGAATGTCAAACCGAGGTGTACGCTGGTTCGCACAGCTACCCTGGCGAGGGAACTTATCTACTAAAATTTGACAACAGCTACAGCTTGTGGCGTTCGAAAACGCTCTACTACAAAGTGTTCTACACACGATAA